One Megalopta genalis isolate 19385.01 chromosome 5, iyMegGena1_principal, whole genome shotgun sequence DNA window includes the following coding sequences:
- the LOC117223273 gene encoding mitochondrial import inner membrane translocase subunit Tim22 isoform X2 translates to MFTTEPPKPPENSEGKVFINDRTWDNIAVYLVGSQQRFRENIIIPRTVGPVQIKTNVEKRMESIAESCTFKSICSCFIGYALGGVIGWFSASVNPNFASIEKQQTVRETLREMGSTASSYAKNFAIVGCVFTAIECSIESENWVENPSDLRALVCARNSVSRS, encoded by the exons atgtttaccaCTGAACCACCTAAACCACCAGAAAATAGTGAAGGAAAAGTTTTTATAAATGATAGAACTTGGGATAACATAGCTGTTTATCTAGTCGGCAGTCAGCAAAGATTTAGAGAAAATATTATAATCCCAAGGACAGTGGGACCTGTACAAATTAAAACTAATGTAGAAAAACGTATGGAAAGTATAGCAGAAAGTTGTACTTTTAAAAGCATATGCAGTTGTTTTATAG gATATGCTTTGGGAGGTGTAATAGGATGGTTTTCAGCTAGTGTAAATCCAAATTTTGCTAGCATTGAGAAACAACAAACTGTTCGCGAAACACTTAGAGAAATGGGAAGCACAGCTTCAAGTTATGCTAAAAATTTTGCTATAGTTGGTTGTGTATTTACTGCAATTGAATGTTCTATAGAATCG GAAAATTGGGTTGAAAATCCATCAGATTTACGTGCTTTAGTATGTGCAAGAAATAGTGTTAGTAGATCATGA
- the SCCRO4 gene encoding DCN1-like protein SCCRO4, whose amino-acid sequence MPRSKRRAPSSTNHHHSSIEMSPSAQDEGIPRHPSKRLRHTSSARRYTKTEDVSSTSSFSQKRCITWFREYTTPDDSDTLGPEGMEKFCEDIGVEPENVVMLVLAYKMNARQMGFFTLSEWLKGLSELQCDSISKIQQKLEYLRVQLTDPHTFKGIYRYAYDFARDKDQRSMDMETARVMLQLLLGKHWPLFTQFAQFLDQSKYKVINKDQWCNILEFSRTINHDLSNYDLDGAWPVMLDEFVEWLKMQRGKEASSTEVRGS is encoded by the exons ATGCCACGCAGCAAGCGTAGAGCGCCCTCTAGCACAAATCATCATCATTCTTCTATTGAAATGTCACCTAGTGCTCAAGACGAGGGTATACCAAGACATCCTTCAAAACGACTTAGACACACATCTAG TGCAAGACGTTACACGAAAACTGAAGATGTTTCAAGTACTTCATCTTTTTCCCAAAAACGTTGTATCACTTGGTTTAGAGAATACACAACACCTGATGATTCGGACACCCTCGGTCCAGAAGGAATGGAAAAATTTTGTGAAGACATTGGTGTAGAACCTGAAAATGTAGTAATGCTTGTTCTTGCATATAAAATGAATGCCCGTCAAATGGGTTTTTTCACGTTAAGTGAATGGTTGAAAGGCCTTTCGGAGTTACAATGTGATTCTATTAGTAAAATACAACAAAAACTTGAGTACCTAAGGGTTCAGTTAACTGATCCACATACGTTCAAAGGAATTTATAGATATGCTTATGATTTTGCTAGA GACAAAGATCAAAGGAGCATGGATATGGAAACTGCTAGAGTTATGTTGCAGTTACTTTTGGGAAAGCATTGGCCACTTTTCACACAATTTGCTCAGTTCCTAGATCAATCGAAGTACAAAGTGATTAATAAAGATCAATGGTGCAACATTTTAGAATTTTCTCGTACAATCAATCATGACTTATCTAATTATGATTTAGATGGAGCAT GGCCAGTAATGCTTGATGAATTTGTTGAATGGTTAAAAATGCAGCGAGGTAAGGAAGCATCATCAACAGAAGTTAGAGGCAGCTGA
- the LOC117223273 gene encoding mitochondrial import inner membrane translocase subunit Tim22 isoform X1, whose protein sequence is MFTTEPPKPPENSEGKVFINDRTWDNIAVYLVGSQQRFRENIIIPRTVGPVQIKTNVEKRMESIAESCTFKSICSCFIGYALGGVIGWFSASVNPNFASIEKQQTVRETLREMGSTASSYAKNFAIVGCVFTAIECSIESYRGKNDWKNTAYAGGFTGGILGLRAGVKAGIIGAAGFAAFSTAIDYYMNHRE, encoded by the exons atgtttaccaCTGAACCACCTAAACCACCAGAAAATAGTGAAGGAAAAGTTTTTATAAATGATAGAACTTGGGATAACATAGCTGTTTATCTAGTCGGCAGTCAGCAAAGATTTAGAGAAAATATTATAATCCCAAGGACAGTGGGACCTGTACAAATTAAAACTAATGTAGAAAAACGTATGGAAAGTATAGCAGAAAGTTGTACTTTTAAAAGCATATGCAGTTGTTTTATAG gATATGCTTTGGGAGGTGTAATAGGATGGTTTTCAGCTAGTGTAAATCCAAATTTTGCTAGCATTGAGAAACAACAAACTGTTCGCGAAACACTTAGAGAAATGGGAAGCACAGCTTCAAGTTATGCTAAAAATTTTGCTATAGTTGGTTGTGTATTTACTGCAATTGAATGTTCTATAGAATCG TACAGAGGTAAAAATGATTGGAAGAATACTGCATATGCTGGTGGTTTTACAGGTGGAATATTAGGATTACGAG CTGGTGTAAAAGCAGGTATAATTGGAGCAGCAGGCTTTGCAGCATTTTCAACTGCAATAGATTATTACATGAATCACAGAGAGTAA
- the eIF4H1 gene encoding eukaryotic translation initiation factor 4H1 — protein MAGRGGYEDSRDYGGGYRRNGKPLPTEPPYTAFVGNLPNGVVQGDVDKIFNELNVKGIRLVKDKETDRFKGFCYVEFEDLKDLKAALEKDGAVEIDGSVIKIDVAEGKRNDRGSGFDRRNRTGGTTGGGFRGRDSGRSGYGDDYGGYSDRGQHGGRQSNSWDMRGSRGSTNSQFNDDTSGGSRDWSRSGVPPPSGYGTRPPTRVRGTERKPFPDEMYNKDPPPDTTGRKRLVLAPRTIQTPVNAVAESSKSSSIYGGAKPREEKLKTYDK, from the exons ATGGCTGGTCGAGGTGGTTACGAAGATTCAAG AGATTATGGTGGTGGATATCGCAGAAATGGAAAACCATTGCCAACTGAACCACCTTATACTGCGTTTGTGGGAAATTTGCCAAATGGAGTTGTTCAAGGAGATGTGGATAAAATCTTTAATGAACTTAATGTTAAAGGAATCAGATTGGTTAAAGATAAAGAAACTGATAG GTTTAAGGGCTTTTGTTATGTCGAGTTTGAAGATTTAAAAGATTTAAAAGCTGCATTAGAAAAAGATGGTGCAGTAGAAATTGATGGTAGTGTCATTAAAATAGATGTAGCAGAGGGTAAAAGAAATGATCGTGGAAGTGGTTTTGATAGAAGAAATCGTACTGGAGGCACTACTGGAGGTGGTTTTAGAGGAAGAGATAGTGGTCGTAGTGGATATGGTGATGATTATG gAGGTTACAGTGATAGAGGTCAACATGGTGGTCGACAAAGTAATTCGTGGGACATGAGAGGTAGTCGAGGCAGTACCAACAGTCAGTTTAATGATGACACAAGTGGAGGAAGTCGAGATTGGTCTCGAAGTGGTGTGCCACCACCTAGTGGATATGGCACCAGGCCACCCACTCGTGTAAGAGGAACTGAGCGAAAACCATTTCCTGATGAAATGTATAATAAAGATCCACCTCCAG ACACAACTGGAAGGAAACGTTTGGTGTTAGCACCAAGGACAATTCAAACACCTGTCAATGCAGTTGCTGAATCAAGTAAATCAAGTTCAATATATGGTGGTGCAAAACCTCGAGAGGAGAAACTTAAAACTTATGAcaagtaa
- the Mybbp1A gene encoding MYB binding protein 1a, translated as MADEGMHMVEVVSNALRVKEKNKMDCTILDHFTKLRNETEHDRINGGIELLKYLLGQSANQSDSKEFKYAIRRLIRGLGASKTSSRIGFYTTLTVFLTTHPEMSIEEIISIVDSELHPVNSNNKGENADIYMGRILVYGALIRSKILLKSSIETQKQIIEDLIKGGRQRSYLSFPSISFFIEFINQIDTKNIEKLVCPIVETEFGKPWSEQTLDTIYALLVIKDKFPLIANMTFWKEHFGTGDVTKESMTDMVKILLDLPKVVLCHHPVFKLFCENLSSGDLITEFWMYIDQKFTKPSRIDEHLAIEILKLILSSSTDKSILPSLLSTNYMQHMLKRFYGNKKHDKDEVLVAFKGILHLLVSATASSDTKLKTQIAVLKKLILYPGDLMIEKKTGTKVVQMITGNLNLEGIKKVSKIYKDIIENMIPKEMPGTKTKTFWTNTERIYAAHLLTRLMGYSVTLMDQEWRLEQLKFLFTQGLCEMTNVGVDLALQLKEAFYHALDHKLPKLSSLRNILSDLVHYLDTRFRNETLKLRNPLSDEAKTAWQKVINSIEKLENNTKKAEAVPVFHTMNLHMGLQLFSDPHMAIMAINELQSCYERLVKKSKKNKVRINKKEEDEPEWVEVVVDLLLSFYSKNDHLLRSLVGCVFPHICPHVTPAAIHQILAVLDIRSGKGPLVTEGEANEEDSMDSRSDDDSEDDSEVDEELSDNTVQYSTDNNDSDSNEESIDEDEDDTVTDRLRMAVRQALGEAFVQTDDEDIDVDKIDDDEGKRLNESLSAAFRILRENRQSRSKKQEKSAQALTHFRIRVIDLLETYLECSPSMAIILDMILPLFALLEYCIKDSHQRPLQDRIRSCLKKLAAVKKFKDTKNVDENLVTVILKALIEKGERTTSVYQEMSDKLAECCTFLVRCAQQADISTTSIVEIYAENLTAFFKRRDCVLSPILFKSILQLQWEGNWQLAPLLVDFAFDVTIRSFRRRYALDFLTVFYHNRRLVNVDTIRSDTRIKMEKKLYKNVINTLQELSNVHGVENKQPILNNGNEIGKEVKQRYVYNLLLLLRYIYIQHVPKAWDWEDVKKALASYKTHASLGKDTKTAYNRLAAQIGISFNMSVKKSIHQDSPKVNGEAKETTSKAEDVEENSDTCSNSDTPTLTNNEMKKKKKNKGKQKEKQLLKKESRLLREKTLSEGFESFNFSAFASHNEQNDSEPLQNGSSQSEPTSPTLPQKRPFKQTLDSNKSKRRKSMQTA; from the exons ATGGCAGACGAGGGAATGCACATGGTAGAGGTTGTTTCAAATGCCTTAAGAGTAAAGGAAAAGAATAAAATGGATTGTACGATTCTTGATCATTTTACGAAACTCAGAAATGAAACTGAACACGATAGAATAAATGGTGGTATTGAACTACTAAAATATTTACTTGGACAAAGTGCA AACCAAAGTGACAGTAAAGAGTTTAAATATGCAATAAGGAGACTAATTCGAGGTTTAGGTGCATCAAAAACCTCTTCAAGGATCGGTTTTTATACAACTTTGACAGTTTTTTTAACAACGCATCCTGAAATGTCAATAGAGGAAATAATATCTATAGTAGATAGTGAATTGCATCCAGTAAACAGTAACAATAAAGGT GAAAATGCTGACATTTATATGGGACGTATACTAGTATATGGAGCATTAATAAGATCTaaaatacttttgaaaagttcaATAGAAACGCAAAAGCAAATTATAGAAGATCTCATTAAAGGGGGCAGGCAACGTAGTTATCTATCATTCCCCTCTATTTCATTTTTTATCGAGTTTATCAATCAAATTGATACaaagaatattgaaaaattaGTCTGTCCAATTGTTGAAACAGAATTTGGTAAGCCTTGGTCAGAACAAACTTTAGATACAATTTATGCTTTACTAGTAATAAAAGACAAATTTCCATTAATTGCAAACATGACATTTTGGAAGGAACATTTTGGTACTGGAGATGTTACCAAAGAATCTATGACTGATATGGTAAAAATATTACTG GATTTACCTAAAGTTGTACTGTGTCATCATCCagtattcaaattattttgcGAGAATTTATCATCAGGTGATCTTATTACTGAATTTTGGATGTATATAGATCAGAAGTTTACAAAACCTTCAAGAATTGATGAACATTTGGCCATAGAAAttcttaaattaatattatcaaGTAGTACAGATAAATCTATACTTCCGTCATTACTATCTACAAACTATATGCAACATATGCTAAAAAGGTTTTATGGAAATAAAAAACATGATAAAGATGAAGTACTCGTTGCATTTAAGGGAATTTTACATTTACTGGTATCAGCTACAGCCAGCAGTGATACTAAGCTAAAAACACAGATTGCTGTATTAAAGAAGTTGATATTGTATCCTGGTGACTTAATGATAGAAAAGAAAACTGGTACAAAGGTAGTTCAAATGATTACAGGAAATTTGAATTTAGAAGGTATTAAAAAAgtatcaaaaatatataaagatattatTGAGAATATGATACCCAAAGAAATGCCAggtacaaaaacaaaaacattcTGGACAAACACTGAAAGAATCTATGCTGCTCACTTATTAACAAG ATTAATGGGATATTCAGTAACTCTAATGGATCAAGAATGGAGATTAGAGCAATTAAAATTCTTATTTACTCAAGGGTTATGTGAGATGACGAATGTTGGAGTAGATTTGGCAT taCAACTTAAAGAAGCATTTTACCATGCATTGGATCACAAATTACCAAAATTAAGTAGTCTTCGAAATATATTAAGTGACTTAGTTCATTATTTAGATACTCGCTTCAGAAATGAAACTCTGAAGCTAAGAAATCCGTTGTCGGATGAAGCCAAAACAGCCTGGCAGAAAGTGATAAATTCAATTGAGAAGTTAGAGAATAACACGAAAAAGGCAGAGGCTGTACCAGTATTTCATACAATGAATTTACATATGGGATTACAATTATTTTCAGACCCACATATGGCAATCATGGCTATTAATGAACTTCAAAGTTGTTATGAAAGATTGGTtaaaaaatctaaaaaaaataAAGTCAGAATCAACaaaaaagaagaagatgaaCCAGAATGGGTGGAAGTAGTAGTTGATTTACTACTGTCTTTTTATTCTAAAAACGATCATTTACTGCGATCTTTAGTGGGATGTGTTTTTCCACACATTTGTCCACATGTAACACCAGCAGCTATACATCAAATTTTAGCA gtTCTGGACATAAGAAGTGGAAAAGGACCTCTTGTAACAGAAGGGGAAGCAAATGAAGAAGACTCAATGGACTCACGATCAGATGATGATAGTGAAGATGATAGTGAAGTAGATGAAGAACTTTCTGATAACACAGTGCAATATTCAACAGATAATAACGATTCCGATTCTAATGAAGAATCAATTGACGAAGATGAAGATGATACTGTCACTGATCGACTACGAATGGCGGTACGGCAAGCATTAGGTGAAGCTTTTGTTCAAACTGATGATGAAGACATTGACGTGGACAAAATCGACGATGACGAAGGAAAAAGATTAAATGAATCATTATCAGCAGCATTTAGAATTCTACGAGAGAATCGCCAGTCGCGATCGAAGAAACAAGAAAAATCGGCACAAGCTTTAACACATTTTAGAATTAGAGTTATTGATTTATTAGAAACATATTTAGAGTGTAGCCCATCAATGGCAATTATACTTGATATGATACTTCCACTCTTTGCGTTATTGGAATACTGTATAAAAGATTCTCATCAAAGACCTCTTCAGGATCGTATTCGGTCTTGTTTAAAAAAATTGGCTGCTGTGAAGAAATTTAAAGATACAAAAAATGTGGATGAAAATTTAGTGACAGTGATACTGAag GCATTAATAGAGAAAGGAGAAAGGACAACGTCGGTTTATCAAGAAATGAGCGACAAATTGGCAGAATGCTGTACATTCCTTGTAAGATGTGCACAGCAAGCTGATATATCTACAACATCCATAGTGGAAATTTATGCTGAAAATTTAACAGCTTTTTTTAAAAGAAGAGATTGTGTGTTGTCACCAATATTATTTAAAAGTATATTACAATTACAGTGGGAGGGTAATTGGCAGTTGGCCCCATTGTTG GTGGATTTTGCCTTTGATGTTACTATAAGATCATTTCGACGAAGATATGCTCTTGACTTTTTAACAGTTTTCTATCATAATCGTCGTTTAGTTAATGTAGATACAATACGTTCTGATACCAGAATAAAAATGgaaaagaaattatataaaaatgtcaTAAATACACTTCAAGAGTTATCTAATGTGCACGGAGTTGAAAATAAACAGCCTATTCTGAATAATGGTAACGAAATAGGAAAAGAAGTTAAACAAAGATATGTTTATAATCTTTTATTATTGTTGCGTTATATCTACATTCAACACGTGCCTAAAGCATGGGATTGGGAAGATGTAAAAAAAGCTCTTGCATCATACAAAACTCATGCTTCACTTGGAAAAGATACAAAAACAGCGTATAATAGACTAGCTGCTCAAATTGGAATTTCATTTAATAT GTCTGTGAAAAAAAGTATACACCAAGATAGTCCTAAAGTAAATGGAGAAGCGAAAGAGACAACAAGCAAAGCAGAAGATGTAGAAGAAAATAGTGATACATGTAGTAATTCAGATACCCCAACATTGACGAATAACGagatgaaaaaaaagaaaaaaaataagggtaaacagaaagaaaagcaattattaaagaaagaatcaCGGTTGTTGCGTGAAAAAACATTATCTGAAGGTTTTGAGTCATTCAACTTTAGTGCTTTTGCTTCACACAATGAACAGAACGACTCTGAGCCACTTCAAAATGGAAGTTCGCAAAGTGAACCAACTAGTCCTACTTTACCACAAAAAAGGCCATTTAAACAAACACTAGACAGTAATAAATCTAAAAGAAGAAAAAGTATGCAGACTGCTTGA
- the unc-45 gene encoding unc-45 myosin chaperone — translation MTKTILTAQQWKEKGNEEFNKMNWSEALSCYTNALKLSNEGNSEKAIYYKNRAAVYLKQEEYNKAIKDCDESLNICPNDPKALFRRCQALEALERYEEAYRDARYIISVDSGNKAIQPIAARLHEIVQERYKQNSRTSAKVSQMMDLVFEMKGTNENRETAMKNLLVLARERAGAEIMLKDGIIPKIVKLMKLEKNEEIITSAIHIIAELCKDNVSRTDVILKHIGIPCYLEMINSKLSQRVNAAQYCLQTILNTYSGMDNKPDTKPNKELCDKYNKQIDTILSCLLYSVTSRIISGLARDAIIELIIRNIHHTALNWAERLVELRGLQRLMEVASELEEYKYESSMDITPSTRTVTSVCLARIYENMYYDAAKEKFGNAIDEFIKDKLLEPDIESKVRAVVAITTLLLGPLDVGNTVIAREGILEMILVMAGTNDILQQKVACECIVAAASKKDKATAIINQGVNILKKLYHSKDDSIKVRALVGLCKLGSSGGSDATIRPFADGATSRLAEACRRFLINPKKQKDMRKWAVEGLSYLTFDAQVKEKLIEDSEAVTAMIELAKTGDQSVIYGVVTTLVNLCNAYDKQEIIPEMIELAKFAKHHIPEEHELDDIDFVKKREIILAKAGVTSALVSLSKTESQNSKELIARVFNAICSQQEVRGIVVQQGGAKALLPLALEGTEKGKKQASQALARLGITINPEVAFPGQRIMEVVRPFINLLNPDCSALENFEALMALCNLAGVNDSVRKRILQEGGFQKIETYMFEDHDMLRRASTQVVNNLMMCEDTIKYYEQENDRVKYLVILCEYEDIETSLAAAGALAMLTSVSKKSCSKVFDSKDWLESLRFLLANPNSDLQHRGIVIVLNMMKSTKDVAARLIETDVMEILMALTKNESAENKKIKELASSALEAAAEWKLIKTASEQQQSQDSNNSENVE, via the exons ATGACAAAAACAATTCTAACTGCACAACAATGGAAGGAGAAGGGTAATGAAGAATTCAATAAAATGAATTGGTCAGAAGCATTGAGTTGTTATACAAATGCCTTAAAGCtttcaaatgaaggcaattCTGAAAaagctatatattataaaaatcgtgCTGCTGTATATTTAAAACAAGAAGAATATAACAAAGCAATTAAGGATTGCGACGAATCACTTAATATATGCCCGAACGATCCCAAAGCACTATTTCGCAGATGTcaagcattagaagctttaGAAAGATATGAAGAAGCATATCGTGATGCCAGATATATAATTTCAGTAGATTCAGGAAATAAGGCAATTCAACCTATTGCTGCACGATTACATGAGATTGTACAGGAAAGATATAAACAAAATTCTCGCACTAGTGCCAAG GTATCACAAATGATGGATTTAGTTTTTGAAATGAAAGGGACCAATGAAAACCGAGAAACAGCAATGAAAAATTTACTTGTTCTTGCTAGAGAAAGAGCAGGTGCAGAAATTATGTTAAAAGATGGAATTATTCCTAAAATAGTAAAACTTATGAAACTTGAAAAGAACGAGGAAATAATAACAAGTGCAATTCATATCATTGCCGAATTATGTAAAGATAATGTTAGCCGGACTGACGTTATTTTAAAGCATATTGGTATACCTTGTTACTTAGAAATGATCAATAGTAAACTTTCACAAAGAGTAAATGCTGCTCAGTATTGTTTGCAG ACTATACTCAATACCTACAGTGGCATGGATAATAAACCAGATACAAAACCAAACAAAGAATTAtgtgataaatataataaacaaattgATACTATTTTGTCTTGCTTGTTATACAGTGTAACAAGTAGAATTATTTCTGGATTAGCAAGAGACGCGATTATAGAACTTATTATACGCAACATTCACCATACTGCATTAAATTGGGCAGAGCGATTAGTGGAACTTCGTGGCTTACAACGTTTAATGGAAGTAGCCAGTGAACTTGaagaatataaatatgaatcTTCAATGGACATTACACCATCTACTAGAACTGTGACCAGTGTATGCTTAGCAAGAATTTATGAAAATATGTATTATGATGctgcaaaagaaaaatttggAAATGCCATAGACGAATTTATTAAAGATAAATTACTTGAGCCAGATATAGAATCTAAG GTCCGTGCTGTAGTTGCTATCACAACATTATTGCTTGGTCCATTAGATGTTGGAAATACAGTGATTGCTAGAGAAGGTATCTTAGAAATGATACTTGTAATGGCAGGTACAAACGATATACTACAACAAAAAGTTGCTTGTGAGTGTATAGTTGCTGCAGCATCTAAGAAAGATAAAGCTACTGCAATTATAAATCAAGGAGTGAacattttgaaaaaattatatCACTCTAAAGATGATTCTATTAAAGTACGTGCATTAGTAGGCTTGTGTAAGCTGGGTAGTTCAGGTGGCTCAGACGCCACAATTAGACCATTTGCAGATGGTGCAACATCAAGATTAGCAGAAGCTTGTAGGAGATTCTTAATTAATCCTAAGAAACAGAAAGATATGAGGAAATGggcagtagaagggttatcgtacCTTACTTTTGATGCTCAAGTTAAAGAAAAACTTATTGAAGATAGCGAAGCAGTTACAGCAATGATAGAACTTGCTAAAACAGGAGATCAGTCTGTAATTTATGGTGTTGTCACAACATTGGTGAATTTATGTAATGCTTATGACAAACAAGAAATTATACCAGAAATGATAGAACTAGCAAAATTTGCAAAACATCACATACCCGAAGAACATGAACTTGACGACATAGATTTTgtaaaaaagagagaaattaTATTAGCTAAGGCTGGTGTTACCAGTGCATTGGTTAGTCTCTCCAAAACAGAAAGTCAAAATAGCAAGGAATTAATAGCACGTGTTTTCAATGCAATTTGTAGTCAACAAGAAGTTAGAGGTATTGTTGTTCAACAAGGTGGAGCTAAGGCTCTTTTACCATTGGCTTTAGAAGGAACTGAAAAAGGAAAGAAACAAGCATCTCAAGCCCTAGCCCGTTTAGGAATTACGATAAATCCAGAGGTGGCTTTTCCTGGCCAAAGAATAATGGAAGTAGTACGGCCTTTTATAAATCTTTTAAATCCAGATTGTTCTGCACTTGAAAATTTCGAAGCTTTAATGGCTCTGTGCAATTTAGCGGGTGTTAACGATAGCGTTAGGAAAAGAATATTACAGGAAGGGGGTTTCCAAAAAATAGAGACTTACATGTTTGAGGATCATGATATGTTAAGACGTGCCTCCACACAGGTTGTAAATAACTTAATGATGTGCGAAgatactataaaatattatgaACAAGAAAATGATAGAGTTAAATATCTAGTTATTCTTTGCGAATATGAAGATATTGAAACAAGTTTAGCAGCAGCAGGAGCCTTAGCGATGTTGACATCGGTTAGCAAGAAATCTTGTAGTAAAGTCTTTGATTCTAAGGATTGGTTAGAGTCATTACGATTTTTACTCGCTAATCCAAATTCTGATTTACAACATAGAGGAATTGTcattgttttaaacatgatgaAAAGCACTAAGGATGTTGCAGCAAGATTAATTGAAACTGATGTGATGGAAATTTTAATGGCTCTTACAAAGAATGAAtctgcagaaaataaaaagattaaAGAATTAGCTAGCAGTGCATTAGAAGCAGCAGCAGAATGGAAACTTATTAAAACTGCAAGTGAACAACAACAATCGCAGGATTCAAATAATTCagaaaacgttgaataa
- the Septin1 gene encoding septin 1, with translation MSTESVKTFASLETPGYVGFANLPNQVHRKSVKKGFEFTLMVVGESGLGKSTLVNSLFLTDLYPERVIPDAIEKTNQTVKLDASTVEIEERGVKLRLTVVDTPGYGDAIDNTDSFRAIIQYIDDQFERFLRDESGLNRRNIVDNRIHCCFYFISPFGHGLKPLDIEFMKQLHNKVNIVPVIAKADVLTKKEVLRLKKRVMEEIEGSGIKIYPLPDCDSDEDEDYKEQVRQLKEAVPFAVCGANTLLEVKGRKVRGRLYPWGVVEVENPDHCDFIKLRTMLITHMQDLQEVTQEVHYENYRSERLAKGAPVPPRRQTIMESEKSHAVSEKDRILQEKDAELRRMQELVAVMQAQMQQQHP, from the exons ATGTCTACTGAAAGTGTGAAAACT TTTGCTAGCCTTGAAACTCCTGGATATGTGGGATTTGCAAATTTACCCAATCAAGTACATAGGAAATCTGTAAAGAAAGGATTTGAATTTACGTTAATGGTTGTTGGAGAATCAGGTCTTGGAAAATCTACGTTAGTCAATAGTCTATTTCTTACTGACTTATATCCAGAACGTGTAATTCCTGATGCTATAG aaaaaaCTAATCAAACTGTAAAGCTCGATGCTTCTACTGTGGAGATTGAAGAAAGAGGAGTTAAACTTAGGTTGACTGTTGTCGATACACCTGGTTATGGAGATGCAATTGATAATACAGATAGTTTTAGAGCTATTATACAGTACATAGATGACCAATTTGAAAGATTCTTACGTGATGAAAGTGGCTTAAATAGAAGAAATATAGTAGATAATAGAATACACTGctgcttttattttatttctccaTTTGGTCATGG ATTGAAACCATTGGATATAGAATTTATGAAACAACTCCATAATAAAGTCAATATTGTGCCAGTAATTGCTAAAGCAGATGTACTTACAAAAAAAGAAGTTTTACGCTTAAAAAAGCGTGTTATGGAAGAAATTGAGGGCAGTGGTATCAAAATCTATCCTCTGCCAGATTGTGATAGCGACGAAGACGAAGATTACAAAGAACAAGTTAGACAACTAAAAGAAGCAGTTCCTTTTGCAGTATGTGGAGCTAACACTCTGTTAGAAGTAAAGGGGCGTAAAGTACGTGGACGCTTGTATCCATGGGGAGTTGTAGAGGTTGAGAACCCTGATCATTgtgattttataaaattgagaaCAATGTTGAT CACACATATGCAGGATTTGCAGGAAGTGACACAAGAGGTACATTATGAAAACTATCGTAGTGAAAGACTGGCAAAAGGAGCTCCTGTTCCACCTCGCAGACAAAC TATTATGGAATCCGAGAAATCTCATGCAGTGTCTGAAAAAGATCGTATTCTACAAGAAAAAGATGCGGAATTACGACGAATGCAAGAACTCGTGGCAGTAATGCAAGCACAAATGCAACAGCAGCATCCATAA